A genomic region of Pogona vitticeps strain Pit_001003342236 chromosome 15, PviZW2.1, whole genome shotgun sequence contains the following coding sequences:
- the LOC110088479 gene encoding cocaine- and amphetamine-regulated transcript protein, whose translation MGRWPLLGSVVLLLCLIGAADRGLVAADRPPREYPFKHSYQGREKELLEELQEVLEKLQHKKITTWEKKFNQVPKCSFGDPCAVRKGARIGKLCDCPRGSACNAFLLKCL comes from the exons ATGGGTCGGTGGCCTCTTTTGGGGTCTGTGGTCCTTCTCCTCTGCCTGATCGGGGCGGCCGACCGGGGGCTGGTGGCGGCCGACCGCCCCCCGCGAGAATACCCCTTCAAGCActcttaccaagggcgcgaaaaggAGCTG CTGGAAGAATTGCAGGAGGTGCTGGAGAAGCTACAGCATAAGAAAATCACCACTTGGGAGAAGAAATTCAACCAGGTCCCCAAG TGCTCTTTCGGGGACCCCTGTGCGGTCAGGAAAGGCGCCCGGATCGGGAAGCTGTGCGACTGCCCCCGCGGATCCGCCTGCAACGCCTTCCTCCTCAAGTGCTTGTGA
- the SLC39A1 gene encoding zinc transporter ZIP1 — MAELLGQEVELEHLVWEPYTQAAPLRSATGLAVKLGCLALLLVVTLICGFLPVWVFRRPPAATGSRRKLLSLVSCFAGGVFLATCLLDLIPDYLAGINEALDELRVTLHFPLQEFILAMGFFLVLIMEQIVLAYKDPSGSLEETEALLGSGSHPSAAGQARGWPDGPSPPQTPPRLPTAGERPHVHVDVNAHSAVRSGVLLLALSLHAVFEGLAVGLQEESGRALEIALALLIHKGVIAFSLCLKLLQGRLRPRAVAGCLVLFSAMSPLGIGLGVALTETPMAPLHRLSRSVLEGLATGTFVYITFLEILPHELASSEQRILKLIALLAGFALVTSILFLKI, encoded by the exons ATGGCTGAGCTCTTGGGCCAGGAAGTGGAGCTTGAACACCTGGTGTGGGAGCCGTACACCCAGGCGGCGCCTCTCCGCTCCGCCACGGGCTTAGCGGTGAAGCTGGGCTGCCTGGCGTTGCTGCTGGTCGTGACTCTCATCTGTGGCTTCCTCCCGGTCTGGGTCTTCCGTCGGCCGCCGGCCGCCACAG GGTCCCGAAGGAAGCTTTTAAGCCTGGTGAGCTGTTTTGCTGGCGGAGTCTTCCTCGCCACTTGTCTCCTGGACCTGATTCCCGATTACCTGGCCGGTATTAACGAGGCCCTTGACGAGCTGAGAGTCACG CTGCACTTCCCCCTGCAAGAGTTTATCCTGGCGATGGGCTTCTTTTTGGTCCTGATCATGGAGCAGATCGTGTTGGCCTACAAGGATCCTTCGGGCTCCCTCGAGGAGACCGAGGCCCTCCTGGGCTCGGGTTCCCACCCGTCGGCCGCCGGCCAGGCGCGCGGCTGGCCCGACGGCCCCTCGCCCCCCCAGACCCCGCCTCGGCTGCCGACGGCCGGCGAGCGGCCCCACGTCCACGTGGATGTCAACGCCCACTCGGCCGTCCGCTCCGGGGTGCTGCTGCTGGCCCTCTCGCTCCACGCTGTCTTCGAGGGGCTGGCCGTGGGGCTGCAAGAGGAGAGCGGCCGGGCGCTGGAGATCGCTTTGGCCTTGCTGATCCACAAAGGGGTCATCGCCTTCAGTCTGTGCCTCAAGCTTCTGCAGGGCCGGCTGCGGCCGCGGGCCGTGGCGGGCTGCCTGGTCCTCTTCTCCGCCATGTCGCCGCTCGGCATCGGCCTGGGGGTGGCGCTTACGGAGACCCCCATGGCCCCGCTCCACCGCCTCTCCCGCAGCGTCCTGGAGGGCTTGGCCACCGGGACCTTCGTCTACATCACCTTCCTTGAGATCCTGCCCCACGAACTCGCCTCCTCCGAGCAACGGATCCTGAAGCTCATCGCCCTCCTGGCAGGCTTCGCCCTCGTCACCAGCATCCTCTTTTTGAAGATCTGA
- the CREB3L4 gene encoding cyclic AMP-responsive element-binding protein 3-like protein 4, with protein sequence MHPRGDAGDCALMSWLLAQTGVPVYLAALGPLSHWSLGGLWVGLWPGGSRMPGSWTTAALELPGSLQAGCRTGAWGDGNPSAPDTGKIMEPSCSPFLDVLFEGQDENVSTTDPKLSCPLQDHAYGCAYETWPAGMVQDLDDGGTEDFLQLLIHPPDLYDSQGPTASPESDSGISEDPCADTPLPHESGAPDPSPTVIYEVICDMGFVKEAETLEQAFSSPLENWPPQTMLPEACVMNELSPSLSENGAHAVEIPRDQDASEQLHLTGFYLTDEEKRLLSQEGVSLRSGLPLTKVEERILKKVRRKIRNKQSAQDSRRRKKEYIDGLESRVAACSAQNQELRKKVHELEVHHVSLLDQLQSLQKLIRQTSTKAVQTSSCLLILVVSLGLFILPSCTSLLGGSRIRQEGYQPSRVISRNILNQGGLSDPEEPSPAPGDPERPVLQTELRQEGLGSGDRKPSVLGERGLRNATAPEGPKASQTEPKEGRAALPDEAERDRDPGKQSHADEM encoded by the exons ATGCACCCAAGGGGCGATGCAGGCGACTGCGCTTTAATGTCCTGGCTCTTGGCCCAGACAGGTGTGCCAGTTTACCTGGCCGCCCTCGGGCCTCTTTCCCATTGGTCCCTCGGAGGCCTGTGGGTGGGTCTTTGGCCAGGTGGATCCAGGATGCCAGGATCCTGGACAACAGCCGCTCTGGAGCTTCCTGGTTCCCTGCAGGCTGGGTGCAGAACAGGTGCCTGGGGAGACGGGAACCCCTCTGCCCCAGATACAGGAAAG ATCATGGAGCCGAGCTGCTCCCCTTTTCTGGATGTCCTCTTCGAAGGCCAGGACGAAAACGTCTCCACCACCGACCCCAAACTCAGCTGCCCGCTTCAAGACCACGCTTACGGATGCGCCTACGAGACCTGGCCGGCCGGCATGGTGCAG GACCTAGACGATGGTGGCACCGAGGATTTCTTGCAGTTGTTGATCCACCCCCCGGACCTTTACGATTCACAGGGTCCGACTGCCTCTCCCGAGAGTGACAGCGGGATCTCTGAGGATCCTTGCGCCGACACACCGCTGCCCCACGAATCGGGGGCCCCAGATCCATCCCCCACCGTCATCTATGAAGTGATCTGTGACATGGGCTTTGTGAAGGAAGCCGAAACACTAGAGCAGGCCTTCTCAAGCCCCCTTG AGAACTGGCCACCCCAAACCATGCTCCCCGAAGCCTGTGTTATGAACGAACTGTCTCCCAGCCTCTCCGAGAATGGAGCCCACGCCGTGGAAATCCCCAGAGACCAG GATGCATCGGAGCAGCTGCACCTGACGGGCTTCTACCTGACAGATGAGGAGAAGCGGCTCCTGAGCCAAGAGGGCGTCTCGCTGCGCAGTGGCCTGCCCCTCACGAAG GTGGAGGAAAGGATCCTGAAGAAAGTTCGGAGGAAAATCCGGAACAAACAATCTGCTCAGGACAGCCGTCGGCGCAAGAAAGAGTACATAGATGGGCTGGAGAGCCG GGTGGCTGCATGTTCGGCTCAAAACCAGGAGCTGAGGAAGAAAGTCCATGAACTGGAAGTACACCACGT ATcgcttctggaccagctgcaaAGTCTTCAGAAACTCATCAGACAGACCTCCACCAAGGCCGTCCAGACCAGCTCCTGCCTCTTG ATCCTTGTCGTCTCCCTTGGGCTCTTCATCCTGCCGAGCTGCACTTCCCTGCTGGGCGGGAGCCGGATCCGCCAGGAGGGCTACCAACCCTCTAGAG tgatttCTCGGAACATCCTGAACCAAGGGGGCCTTTCCGATCCGGAGGAGCCCAGCCCGGCCCCCGGCGACCCCGAACGGCCCGTCCTTCAGACGGAGCTGCGCCAGGAGGGCCTTGGCTCGGGCGACAGGAAGCCCTCGGTCCTCGGAGAACGGGGCCTCAGGAACGCCACCGCCCCGGAGGGGCCGAAGGCATCCCAGACGGAACCGAAGGAAGGGCGGGCGGCCCTCCCGGACGAGGCCGAACGGGACAGAGACCCAGGAAAACAAAGCCACGCGGATGAGATGTAG